A section of the Rubritalea squalenifaciens DSM 18772 genome encodes:
- a CDS encoding phenylacetate--CoA ligase family protein, translated as MIAPPKNPWWESASPDEIKKRQSALLHTFLKNRVIPFAAHYRKLFADNNLTADDIRSTDDLVKLPFTSKRDLGETRDFVIIPDEAVLKKQLGTILKVFRYGPKGVKQALAEELRPIHMTSTTGRSSEPVPFLYTKHDLANLEASGLRLMELCQARSDFRVINAFPFAPHLAFWQAWYAALGNTCFVLSTGGGKVMGTSGNVNVINKIQPDAIIAMPTFLYHMLQYADSENMQWTNLKRLVLGGEKVPLGMRRKLRALCQKLGSEDVDVISTYGFTEAKLAFAECVPPKGKDPSGFHLYSDMAFVEVVDPETGERVPDGSPGEIVYTPLDSRGSVVLRYRTGDLIEGGITHEPCPYCGRTCPRLIGKISRVSDIKRLNIGKVKGTLVDFNSLEHVLDDTDGVGAWQIELRKENDDPLALDEINIHVVKMDDATDDLAEEISRRLRKATELSPNKVVFHTWEEMRKLQGVGKELKEQKLIDNRPES; from the coding sequence ATGATAGCTCCACCCAAGAACCCATGGTGGGAGAGCGCGTCGCCTGACGAAATTAAAAAACGCCAGTCCGCACTTCTCCATACTTTTCTCAAGAACCGCGTAATCCCATTCGCGGCTCACTACAGGAAATTGTTTGCGGACAATAATCTTACAGCGGATGATATCCGCTCCACTGACGACCTTGTCAAACTCCCCTTCACCTCAAAGCGCGATCTGGGAGAAACGCGGGACTTTGTCATCATCCCCGACGAAGCGGTCTTAAAAAAGCAGCTGGGAACCATCCTCAAAGTCTTTCGCTATGGTCCCAAAGGGGTGAAACAAGCCCTTGCGGAGGAACTACGCCCCATCCACATGACCTCGACCACCGGGCGCTCTTCTGAGCCAGTCCCCTTCCTTTATACCAAACATGATCTGGCAAATTTGGAGGCTTCAGGCTTGCGCCTGATGGAGCTCTGCCAAGCAAGATCCGACTTCCGGGTCATCAACGCTTTCCCTTTCGCGCCTCACCTCGCCTTCTGGCAGGCATGGTACGCAGCTCTGGGTAATACCTGCTTTGTCCTCAGTACTGGAGGAGGAAAAGTCATGGGAACCTCCGGCAATGTGAATGTCATTAACAAAATCCAGCCCGATGCCATCATTGCCATGCCCACATTCCTCTACCACATGCTGCAGTATGCAGACTCAGAGAACATGCAATGGACGAACCTCAAACGCTTAGTTCTAGGCGGTGAGAAAGTCCCTCTGGGGATGCGCCGCAAACTCCGCGCCCTGTGCCAGAAGCTGGGATCCGAGGACGTAGACGTGATTTCCACCTATGGGTTCACCGAAGCCAAACTAGCCTTTGCGGAATGTGTACCTCCTAAAGGCAAAGACCCTTCTGGGTTCCATCTCTATTCAGACATGGCCTTCGTCGAAGTGGTCGATCCTGAGACGGGAGAACGAGTCCCAGATGGAAGCCCGGGAGAAATAGTGTACACTCCACTCGATTCTCGTGGATCCGTCGTCCTACGTTACCGAACCGGAGACTTGATCGAGGGAGGAATCACCCATGAGCCATGTCCTTACTGCGGCCGTACCTGCCCTCGCCTCATAGGAAAAATCTCTCGAGTCTCAGACATCAAGCGACTCAACATCGGCAAAGTCAAAGGCACCTTGGTCGACTTCAACAGCCTGGAGCACGTCCTCGACGACACAGATGGGGTCGGAGCCTGGCAAATAGAGCTCAGAAAAGAAAACGATGACCCTCTCGCTCTGGATGAAATCAATATCCACGTCGTCAAGATGGATGATGCCACGGATGATTTGGCAGAAGAGATTTCTCGCCGCCTTCGCAAAGCGACAGAACTCTCCCCTAACAAGGTCGTCTTCCACACTTGGGAGGAAATGCGCAAACTTCAGGGCGTAGGCAAAGAACTCAAAGAGCAGAAGCTTATCGATAACCGCCCGGAATCCTAG
- a CDS encoding patatin-like phospholipase family protein: MHEKETKLSQYRNRLPEFLRRLFSKKQETRTPKIGLALSCGGAKSLAHVGVLEVLAKNNIPIHAISGSSMGAYIGALWATGHSVEQMIELAEQMQDPTTLKKLADPVIPPIKGVFYGHKVKTHLSHSIGNVNFEDLDRKLLVIAANLDTYERVVFRQGSVLDAVHASCAMPGIVVPVEVNGMRCTDGGVVDPVPVGALHKFTDVDYVIAVSTIPTIAEIDTHISATETAKEDKEEIAPWWRSTLYKLGSKINPAAPGNMIDNLRRSLRASQIRMAHDSCLRADLTIHPVSKGAQWHEYDRFEHFIALGREKATSALPLIREILEPIPVKTDDSSTQEPMVGERVA; the protein is encoded by the coding sequence ATGCATGAAAAAGAGACAAAACTGAGCCAATACAGGAATCGACTTCCGGAATTCCTCAGACGCTTGTTCTCTAAGAAACAGGAAACCCGCACTCCCAAGATAGGCCTTGCCCTCTCCTGTGGTGGCGCCAAATCGCTCGCACATGTCGGGGTACTTGAAGTTCTTGCCAAGAATAACATTCCCATCCACGCGATATCAGGCAGCAGCATGGGAGCCTACATCGGAGCCCTTTGGGCCACAGGTCACAGTGTGGAGCAGATGATTGAACTCGCCGAACAGATGCAAGACCCCACTACACTAAAGAAACTTGCCGACCCTGTCATTCCCCCCATAAAAGGGGTATTCTACGGCCACAAGGTCAAAACCCATTTATCCCACTCCATTGGCAACGTCAATTTTGAGGATCTGGACCGCAAACTACTCGTGATTGCCGCCAATCTGGACACCTACGAGCGGGTGGTCTTCCGCCAAGGCAGTGTGCTGGACGCCGTGCATGCTTCCTGTGCCATGCCCGGAATTGTTGTCCCCGTAGAAGTCAATGGCATGCGCTGCACAGACGGGGGCGTGGTAGATCCCGTCCCAGTGGGTGCACTGCACAAGTTTACCGATGTTGACTACGTCATTGCCGTCAGCACCATTCCGACGATTGCAGAAATCGACACCCACATTTCCGCCACCGAAACCGCCAAAGAGGACAAAGAAGAGATAGCTCCATGGTGGCGCAGCACACTCTATAAATTAGGCTCCAAAATCAATCCAGCAGCCCCAGGAAACATGATTGATAACCTCAGACGCTCCCTACGCGCCTCCCAAATCCGCATGGCTCACGATTCCTGCTTAAGAGCCGATCTTACCATTCATCCGGTCTCTAAAGGAGCCCAATGGCATGAATATGACCGCTTTGAACACTTTATCGCTCTCGGCAGGGAAAAAGCCACCTCGGCTCTCCCCCTGATCCGAGAAATTCTCGAACCCATACCTGTCAAAACCGATGATAGCTCCACCCAAGAACCCATGGTGGGAGAGCGCGTCGCCTGA
- the ilvN gene encoding acetolactate synthase small subunit → MSKDIVTTDTPQNGSPDISQHSLSVYVNNTPGVLMRITQVFARRGFNIDSLVVSEGRDERFSRMTIGITGSSNGLEQIIKQVTKLIDVIHCSEHKAENSVVKELLLIKFIADSSERRTEALQIIDHFGGKTVDLTPKSMIAMITGDTPKIDSAIRLLSDFDIIETVRTGKVVMVRGGSTT, encoded by the coding sequence ATGTCCAAAGACATCGTTACCACTGATACACCGCAAAACGGTTCACCAGACATCAGCCAACATTCGCTGTCAGTCTACGTGAACAACACTCCCGGTGTCCTGATGCGTATTACCCAGGTATTCGCACGCCGTGGCTTCAATATCGACTCTCTCGTCGTTTCTGAAGGTCGCGACGAGCGTTTCTCTCGCATGACCATCGGCATCACTGGGTCATCCAATGGCCTTGAGCAAATCATCAAGCAGGTCACCAAACTGATCGATGTGATTCATTGTTCAGAGCACAAGGCGGAGAATTCTGTCGTGAAAGAGCTGCTTCTGATCAAATTCATTGCCGACAGCAGTGAGCGCCGCACTGAGGCACTACAGATCATCGATCACTTCGGGGGCAAGACTGTGGACCTCACACCTAAGTCCATGATCGCCATGATCACCGGAGACACGCCGAAGATAGACTCAGCGATCAGGCTTCTCTCAGACTTCGATATCATCGAGACTGTGCGTACCGGCAAGGTCGTTATGGTACGTGGTGGCTCCACTACCTAA
- the ilvB gene encoding biosynthetic-type acetolactate synthase large subunit yields the protein MAKQQIDGAQALIMTLDELGVEYIFGYSGGAALPIFDALETVKSKIKFVLSRHEQGACHMADGYARATGKPAVVLVTSGPGAGNTITGLMTAQMDSVPMILISGQQVTWMLGKDAFQEADIFGITIPVVKHNYLVKETNALPRITREAYHIATSGRPGPVLIDIPKDISQAPFTGDLKKKVPMNLPGYNPDASKEIDSTSVKEAIKLIKKAQRPLILAGQGAMIAQAQEELLHFMETINCPVTNTLLGKGVVPETHELSLGMLGMHGTAYANKAVCECDLLINIGSRFDDRIIGQADKFCANAQIIHVDIDESEMNKMIRPDVQIVGDAKAALIELNKHISEKKHTAWLDHLDGYKKKFPLAFRKQGGLRMQQVIEEFWKQTKGEAIVSTDVGQHQMWSAQFYRNAKTHSWLSSGGAGTMGFGFPAAIGAAFACPDRTVITFVGDGGFQMTLCELATAAIHKLPIKIVVLNNHYLGMVRQWQELFFDDRKSGVDLEGNPDFVKLAASYGIKGINIKRPADVERMVAQALEYNDGPILINAECVKTDNVFPMIPAGAALEEMLTEPPKHKMAKPTGST from the coding sequence ATGGCCAAACAACAAATAGACGGTGCTCAAGCACTTATTATGACTCTCGACGAGCTCGGGGTCGAATACATCTTCGGGTACTCCGGAGGTGCAGCTCTACCTATATTCGACGCCCTGGAGACCGTCAAATCCAAGATCAAATTCGTCCTCAGCCGCCACGAGCAAGGCGCTTGCCACATGGCGGACGGATACGCACGTGCCACAGGCAAGCCTGCCGTGGTACTTGTGACTTCCGGACCAGGAGCAGGTAATACGATTACCGGCCTCATGACTGCCCAGATGGATTCCGTGCCAATGATTCTCATCAGTGGCCAGCAAGTGACCTGGATGCTGGGCAAAGACGCTTTCCAGGAAGCAGACATTTTCGGCATCACGATTCCTGTGGTGAAGCATAACTACTTGGTAAAAGAGACCAACGCTCTTCCACGCATCACTCGAGAGGCGTATCACATCGCTACCAGTGGCCGCCCTGGTCCTGTTCTCATCGATATACCGAAGGACATTAGCCAGGCTCCATTCACAGGAGACCTCAAGAAGAAGGTTCCCATGAACCTTCCAGGCTACAACCCTGATGCATCCAAAGAAATCGATAGCACCTCAGTCAAAGAGGCCATCAAACTGATCAAAAAGGCTCAGCGCCCGCTTATCTTAGCTGGCCAGGGAGCGATGATTGCGCAGGCTCAAGAAGAGCTTCTCCACTTTATGGAGACGATCAATTGCCCGGTCACGAATACACTGCTAGGTAAAGGCGTGGTTCCCGAGACGCACGAACTCTCACTTGGCATGCTGGGCATGCACGGTACCGCATACGCCAACAAGGCTGTCTGCGAGTGTGACCTCTTGATCAACATTGGCTCTCGCTTTGATGACCGCATCATCGGCCAGGCGGACAAGTTCTGCGCGAACGCACAGATCATCCACGTAGACATCGATGAGTCTGAGATGAACAAGATGATTCGTCCGGACGTTCAGATCGTTGGCGACGCCAAGGCTGCTCTTATTGAGCTAAACAAGCACATTTCCGAGAAAAAGCACACTGCTTGGCTGGACCACCTGGATGGCTACAAGAAGAAGTTCCCTCTCGCCTTCCGCAAGCAAGGCGGTCTGCGTATGCAGCAAGTCATTGAGGAGTTCTGGAAGCAGACCAAAGGTGAAGCCATTGTCTCTACAGACGTTGGACAGCACCAGATGTGGTCCGCCCAGTTCTACCGCAATGCCAAGACCCACTCCTGGCTCAGCTCCGGCGGAGCAGGCACCATGGGCTTTGGCTTCCCAGCCGCCATCGGTGCAGCGTTTGCCTGTCCTGACCGTACCGTCATCACCTTCGTGGGCGACGGTGGCTTCCAGATGACCCTCTGTGAACTCGCAACTGCGGCCATCCACAAGCTTCCGATCAAGATCGTGGTTCTCAATAACCATTATCTAGGCATGGTTCGCCAGTGGCAGGAGCTCTTCTTCGACGACCGTAAATCCGGTGTAGACCTCGAAGGCAACCCGGACTTCGTCAAACTGGCAGCTTCCTACGGCATCAAAGGCATCAACATCAAACGCCCGGCGGATGTCGAGCGCATGGTGGCTCAAGCCCTTGAATACAACGACGGACCAATCCTCATCAACGCTGAGTGCGTGAAGACCGACAACGTCTTCCCAATGATCCCAGCTGGTGCAGCATTGGAGGAAATGCTCACTGAGCCACCGAAGCACAAGATGGCCAAACCAACTGGTTCCACCTAG
- a CDS encoding alpha/beta hydrolase, whose translation MPVVSTETYSVQNGEKLLVDIYGSAPDLGIKSPAERKPAVLCLHGGGWEYGSKDECSMFANTLAAKGYVVFAINYRLAGKDHKNVWPAQLDDAQTAVRWIRHNAKKFGVDPGRIAASGASAGGHLSNLLGLIETRNQTKPEFPDYSSKVNCVITYAGPTDLTEDFRNTSYLEEDRTIQDLLDQLFGKKYGTYLQDARKASPLYNVSKNASPHLLIHSKKDEIVSYKQTLKYNDALTKAGVPCKVHMIENTGHIIKNPLVLITLSQRVITYLDEQFKNTNRADLKPIKSTLMP comes from the coding sequence ATGCCAGTAGTCTCCACGGAGACCTACAGTGTCCAAAATGGAGAAAAACTACTGGTTGATATTTACGGCTCAGCTCCGGATCTAGGAATCAAGTCTCCAGCAGAGCGAAAACCAGCCGTACTCTGCCTCCATGGCGGTGGCTGGGAATATGGCAGCAAGGACGAATGCTCCATGTTTGCCAACACATTAGCAGCCAAGGGGTATGTTGTTTTCGCCATCAATTACCGTCTCGCTGGCAAAGACCACAAAAACGTCTGGCCTGCCCAGCTCGATGATGCCCAGACCGCCGTGCGTTGGATTCGCCACAATGCGAAAAAATTTGGCGTCGACCCAGGTAGAATAGCAGCCAGCGGGGCTTCAGCTGGTGGTCACCTATCTAATTTGCTTGGTCTTATCGAAACCAGAAACCAAACGAAACCTGAATTTCCTGATTATTCCAGCAAGGTCAACTGCGTGATTACCTATGCCGGCCCTACGGATCTCACCGAAGACTTCCGCAATACTAGCTATCTAGAGGAAGACCGCACCATCCAAGACCTCCTGGATCAATTGTTCGGCAAAAAGTATGGCACTTACCTGCAGGATGCCAGAAAAGCCTCTCCTCTCTATAATGTAAGCAAGAACGCCTCCCCTCATTTACTGATTCACAGTAAAAAGGATGAAATTGTCTCCTATAAACAAACCCTCAAGTACAATGATGCCCTCACGAAGGCAGGCGTCCCCTGTAAAGTGCACATGATTGAGAACACAGGCCACATCATCAAAAACCCTCTGGTATTGATCACCCTGTCCCAGAGAGTGATTACTTATCTTGATGAGCAGTTCAAGAACACGAACAGAGCCGACCTCAAGCCTATTAAGAGCACCCTCATGCCTTAG
- a CDS encoding MATE family efflux transporter has translation MPYSSFLREIRSILALATPLIIGQLGQMLLGVIDTIMVSSLGVTPLATLTFTNSLFYIPMVFGMGIISCISVRTSTARGQKNSETARNVCRNGIFLALSVSVVFCTIALAIIPLFPYLDQPADVIDATPSYYSIVMISLIPCLMGIMLKNHADALERPWPAFWINMSGVALNVLLNWIFIFGKLGLPAMGLVGAGIATLMARIAIVVAMVIWFKKAESLKEWTPKHWFKKPDIEELKAQFKLGLPSGLQTLAEVSAFATAGLLIGHFGKVPMAAHQVALGIAGMAFMIPLGLSMALTVRIGETIGNNQRQRTIVKTGWLLTLTSSCSTAILFITSGSILAAWLVMGDQDPAIISTATTLLFVAGIFQIVDGLQVASAGMLRGLHDTKGPAVIGIVAYWIIGIPTGYYLSHQMGMEARGVWWGLAIGLGIAALFLSFRIWNKVHSPKLVNIP, from the coding sequence ATGCCATATTCCAGCTTTCTTAGGGAGATCAGAAGCATCCTCGCTCTGGCCACTCCCCTCATCATCGGCCAATTGGGACAAATGCTACTGGGAGTGATCGATACGATCATGGTCAGTAGCCTAGGTGTCACCCCTCTCGCCACGCTGACATTCACCAACAGCCTGTTCTACATCCCCATGGTATTCGGCATGGGAATCATCAGCTGTATTTCTGTCAGGACCTCCACGGCTAGAGGGCAAAAGAACTCTGAAACCGCCCGGAATGTCTGTAGAAATGGCATCTTCCTTGCGCTGTCTGTCAGCGTTGTCTTTTGCACAATAGCCTTAGCTATTATCCCTCTCTTTCCGTATTTGGATCAACCAGCCGATGTCATCGATGCCACACCATCCTACTACAGCATCGTCATGATTTCCCTGATACCCTGTCTTATGGGTATCATGCTCAAGAACCATGCAGACGCCCTAGAACGGCCATGGCCGGCCTTCTGGATCAACATGAGCGGCGTTGCACTCAATGTCCTGCTCAACTGGATCTTCATCTTCGGTAAACTAGGCCTTCCAGCCATGGGGCTCGTGGGAGCCGGTATAGCTACCCTTATGGCACGTATTGCCATAGTCGTGGCGATGGTCATTTGGTTCAAGAAGGCTGAATCGCTGAAGGAATGGACTCCCAAGCATTGGTTCAAGAAACCCGATATCGAGGAACTGAAAGCCCAGTTCAAGCTGGGTCTACCATCCGGCCTTCAGACGCTGGCTGAGGTCAGCGCCTTCGCCACCGCAGGCCTCCTGATCGGTCATTTTGGAAAAGTTCCTATGGCAGCTCACCAAGTAGCCCTCGGCATAGCTGGAATGGCCTTCATGATTCCCCTGGGACTATCCATGGCATTGACCGTGCGCATAGGTGAGACAATAGGAAACAATCAGAGACAGCGCACCATTGTTAAAACTGGCTGGCTTCTCACTCTGACTTCCTCTTGTAGCACAGCCATACTCTTCATCACTTCAGGGAGTATTTTGGCTGCTTGGCTTGTCATGGGTGATCAAGACCCAGCTATCATCAGTACAGCCACCACGCTCCTCTTTGTGGCGGGTATCTTCCAAATCGTGGATGGCCTTCAAGTGGCCTCTGCCGGGATGCTTCGCGGCCTGCATGACACCAAGGGTCCGGCCGTTATTGGGATTGTCGCCTACTGGATCATTGGGATTCCAACAGGCTATTACCTCTCCCACCAGATGGGCATGGAAGCCCGTGGAGTCTGGTGGGGTCTGGCAATAGGCTTGGGGATAGCCGCCTTATTCCTATCCTTCAGGATCTGGAATAAAGTACACTCCCCAAAACTGGTTAATATTCCTTAA
- a CDS encoding efflux RND transporter periplasmic adaptor subunit, whose amino-acid sequence MKQVLKIVPAIIILAGGVWGWKYFSDKANEEKDKPKFSRQDRERSRFARAQQTLAMELHAEDYPVILETQGIVRAASTTSLTPQVSGKIIKLSAHFENGAFFKKGDILAEIDPTDYEADIISAEASLARAESSLAQEQARAAQALRNWKDIGFDDEPNDLVLRKPQLREAEANVEAQKAALEQAKRDLTRTKVRAPYDGRVRERSVGLGQSVGTGTQLGDIFSTSYAEVRLPLSSRQLSQLEINERNLSSIPLKLSNALIENEDITWDAQIVRVEGELDETSRELYVVARIVDPFGLDSGHHPLRINQPVKAHIKGNTLNRVYEIPRTALHGADEVILVVDNKIQRQQINIVWSTQETVLTDSPELENTMLALSRLTYAPEGSPIRIIKTNSDTSKEGPPAASAPNKDTKTQKKSAKSPQTSNA is encoded by the coding sequence ATGAAGCAGGTTTTAAAGATCGTTCCGGCTATCATCATCCTTGCTGGAGGTGTCTGGGGCTGGAAATATTTCTCAGATAAAGCCAACGAAGAGAAAGATAAACCAAAGTTCTCACGCCAAGACCGGGAGAGAAGCCGCTTTGCCCGTGCCCAACAGACACTGGCCATGGAGCTTCATGCTGAGGACTATCCAGTCATTCTGGAAACCCAGGGCATCGTGCGTGCCGCTTCAACCACCTCTCTGACTCCTCAGGTATCCGGCAAAATCATTAAGCTCTCTGCCCATTTTGAAAATGGAGCCTTCTTCAAGAAAGGCGACATCCTGGCCGAAATCGACCCGACTGACTACGAAGCAGACATCATCTCAGCCGAAGCATCCTTGGCCAGAGCCGAGTCATCACTCGCTCAAGAGCAGGCTCGAGCTGCCCAAGCCTTGCGAAACTGGAAGGATATCGGTTTTGATGATGAGCCAAATGATCTAGTACTGCGTAAACCTCAGTTGAGAGAAGCCGAAGCCAATGTTGAAGCTCAAAAAGCCGCCTTGGAACAGGCCAAGCGCGACCTAACTCGCACCAAAGTACGTGCACCCTATGATGGCCGTGTCCGCGAAAGAAGTGTTGGCTTGGGCCAATCTGTTGGGACCGGCACCCAACTGGGAGACATCTTCTCGACCTCCTATGCAGAAGTCCGTCTCCCGCTATCCTCCAGACAATTATCGCAGCTAGAGATCAACGAACGCAATCTATCCAGCATCCCGCTAAAACTTAGCAATGCTCTGATCGAGAATGAAGATATCACCTGGGATGCCCAAATTGTCCGCGTGGAAGGCGAACTCGATGAAACCTCCCGCGAACTCTATGTGGTAGCCAGGATCGTTGACCCGTTTGGACTGGATTCAGGCCATCATCCGCTGCGTATCAATCAGCCGGTGAAAGCTCACATCAAGGGCAACACTCTCAACCGAGTGTATGAGATCCCCAGAACCGCACTACACGGTGCAGATGAAGTTATTCTGGTGGTTGATAACAAAATCCAGCGCCAGCAAATCAATATCGTGTGGAGCACCCAAGAAACAGTACTCACCGACAGCCCTGAACTGGAAAACACGATGCTCGCTCTGTCCAGATTGACATACGCTCCTGAGGGGTCCCCTATTCGCATCATTAAAACAAATAGCGACACCTCTAAAGAAGGCCCTCCCGCGGCCAGCGCTCCAAACAAAGATACCAAAACCCAGAAAAAATCAGCCAAGTCACCGCAAACCTCCAATGCGTGA
- a CDS encoding DUF1501 domain-containing protein has product MNIFEQLQHDYLLNQSRRMFLSKCVAGVGSAWLTSMASKALAGGSHGLPDHISHIAPKAKRVIFLHMAGAPSQLELFDYKPDLKKLNGQDTPSEYLAGQRFAFIQGVPKLMDTIYPFHQAGQSGQWITDRLPWFEKVIDEVCFIKSMHTDQFNHAPAQLLLHTGNSLLGNPSIGSWVTYGLGSENENLPGYISLVSGGKAPSAGKSVWGSGFLPSVYQGVQCRSKGDPVLYLSNPDGVSRNMRRQAVDTITKINQEAYDSTNDPETLTRISQYEMAFRMQIHANEAFDLKDEPEYIHELYGTEPGKESFANNCLLARRLAERGVRYIQLFDWGWDSHGAAESEALNTGFKRKCKQVDKPMYALLTDLKQRGLLEDTLVVWGGEFGRTPMRENRGGSEMKFIGRDHNPGAFTMWLAGAGVKRGMSFGETDPIGYKAVKDKVSTQDLQATILHTMGLKHNKLTYPFQGLDQTLPGVTKPARVINEIFS; this is encoded by the coding sequence ATGAACATCTTTGAACAACTCCAACACGACTATCTGCTGAATCAGTCACGTCGTATGTTCCTCTCCAAATGTGTAGCTGGAGTAGGCTCCGCTTGGCTGACCTCTATGGCTTCCAAGGCATTGGCCGGTGGCAGCCATGGCTTACCAGACCACATTTCCCATATAGCCCCAAAGGCCAAGAGAGTTATCTTCCTCCACATGGCTGGCGCACCTTCACAACTCGAACTCTTCGACTACAAGCCAGACCTTAAAAAGCTAAATGGTCAAGACACCCCTTCAGAGTATCTAGCAGGACAGCGTTTCGCCTTCATCCAAGGTGTACCAAAGCTGATGGACACCATATACCCATTCCATCAAGCAGGTCAATCAGGCCAGTGGATTACCGATCGTCTGCCCTGGTTTGAAAAAGTGATCGATGAAGTCTGCTTCATCAAGTCCATGCACACAGACCAGTTCAACCATGCCCCTGCACAGTTGCTATTGCACACAGGGAACTCCCTTCTAGGCAATCCTTCAATCGGCTCATGGGTAACCTACGGGTTAGGCTCTGAGAACGAAAACTTGCCTGGCTACATTTCCCTCGTTTCTGGTGGTAAAGCCCCATCGGCCGGTAAATCAGTCTGGGGCTCAGGATTCCTTCCGTCAGTCTACCAAGGTGTCCAGTGCCGTTCCAAAGGTGATCCTGTACTCTATCTCTCCAATCCTGACGGAGTATCCAGAAACATGCGCCGTCAGGCCGTGGATACGATCACCAAAATCAACCAGGAAGCATATGACTCCACTAACGATCCGGAAACGCTGACTCGTATCTCCCAGTACGAAATGGCCTTCCGCATGCAGATTCACGCCAATGAGGCATTCGACCTTAAGGATGAACCTGAGTACATTCATGAACTCTACGGCACCGAACCCGGTAAAGAATCCTTCGCCAACAACTGCTTGCTAGCCCGCCGCTTAGCTGAACGTGGTGTCCGTTACATCCAGCTCTTTGACTGGGGTTGGGATTCTCATGGTGCCGCTGAATCAGAGGCACTCAACACAGGCTTCAAGCGCAAGTGCAAGCAAGTCGACAAACCAATGTACGCCCTCCTGACCGACCTCAAGCAACGAGGACTATTGGAAGATACACTCGTCGTCTGGGGCGGTGAATTTGGTCGTACTCCAATGCGCGAAAACCGCGGTGGTTCTGAGATGAAATTCATCGGCCGAGACCACAACCCTGGAGCCTTCACCATGTGGCTGGCAGGTGCTGGTGTAAAACGGGGCATGAGCTTCGGCGAAACCGATCCGATCGGATATAAAGCCGTTAAAGATAAAGTGTCCACACAGGACCTTCAAGCAACCATCCTCCATACCATGGGTCTCAAGCACAACAAACTCACGTATCCGTTCCAAGGTCTAGACCAAACGCTTCCCGGTGTCACCAAACCAGCGCGAGTCATCAACGAAATCTTCTCCTAA